One genomic segment of Actinoplanes ianthinogenes includes these proteins:
- a CDS encoding AAA family ATPase, translating into MTAPTDVTPEGLRPPDEGPRERQERTTRKKLPFWDRIKFLLLFTIAWFALVWTDMADNPLLTFQDAMYARLHSGSGITLLVLAGLEVLRQLHYLISEHVSWYHRMWTHGIFGGVERLTHRMFSDWTRYRLTRVFKWLLFLAVVSLVLASALDTTPALALFQIPALLWSAAPMFLQVIFILFIAVGQFAAIFWFLSRGGVEVYYPDDVKTRFTDVWGQDHVLERVKENIVYLERPEAIEGQGGYVPGGILLWGPPGTGKTLMAEAVAGETGRPYVFVDPGAFINMFFGVGVLKVKGLFRKLRKLALRYGGVIVFFDEADSLGNRGALAQGGPGFPRGGFSHSGCNGMSYLSEQSRWEAAREAMMYGGGMGGGGGMGTLEALLTELSGLKKPRGFINRHVRRALGMRPKPPPKYRILVMMATNLPEALDEALLRPGRIDRIYKVGYPSKAGRVRTYQGYLEKVRHELTDEQVDKLATITPYATGATIKDMVNEALITAIRDGRDTITWRDIIKAKQLKELGPAENVEYIERERHAVAVHEACHAVVAYRTRHHMEIDIATIEKGSGYLGMVASIPPEDQFTTWRSHYESDILVSLASLAGERMFFDGDSSSGVSGDLEQATAVATNMEGVWGMGSTVSSYAASSRLGVGTPGAMPKGEKNDLSARRALADRIEDSLSEMMNRATAILTENRRQVLALAHALETHKTLTGEDVVAVLEGRPGPLVDGSVYADDQFIAEVESYHRAALVAHRGHGRLGVALPARHVPEPVILEVAADVPAPNGTAAGRAAPTGNEIWRRPDPVDPPANGNGVPQQRHPEQP; encoded by the coding sequence ATGACCGCTCCGACTGACGTCACCCCCGAGGGCCTGCGCCCACCGGACGAGGGTCCCCGCGAACGCCAGGAACGCACCACTCGCAAGAAGCTCCCGTTCTGGGACCGGATCAAGTTCCTGCTGCTCTTCACGATCGCCTGGTTCGCTCTGGTCTGGACAGATATGGCGGACAACCCGCTGTTGACGTTCCAGGACGCGATGTACGCCCGGCTGCACAGCGGCTCCGGCATCACCCTGCTGGTGCTGGCCGGCCTCGAGGTGCTCCGCCAGCTGCACTACCTGATCAGCGAGCACGTCTCCTGGTACCACCGGATGTGGACGCACGGCATCTTCGGCGGCGTCGAGCGGCTCACCCACCGGATGTTCTCCGACTGGACGCGCTACCGGCTGACCCGGGTCTTCAAGTGGCTGCTGTTCCTCGCGGTCGTGTCGCTGGTGCTCGCCTCCGCCCTGGACACCACCCCGGCCCTGGCGCTGTTCCAGATCCCGGCCCTGCTGTGGTCGGCCGCGCCGATGTTCCTCCAGGTCATCTTCATCCTGTTCATCGCGGTCGGGCAGTTCGCGGCGATCTTCTGGTTCCTGTCCCGGGGCGGCGTCGAGGTCTACTACCCGGACGACGTGAAGACCCGGTTCACCGACGTGTGGGGCCAGGACCACGTGCTGGAGCGGGTCAAGGAGAACATCGTCTACCTCGAACGTCCCGAGGCGATCGAGGGCCAGGGCGGTTACGTGCCCGGCGGCATCCTGCTCTGGGGCCCGCCCGGGACCGGCAAGACCCTGATGGCCGAGGCGGTGGCCGGCGAGACCGGGCGGCCGTACGTGTTCGTCGACCCGGGCGCGTTCATCAACATGTTCTTCGGCGTCGGCGTGCTGAAGGTCAAGGGACTCTTCCGCAAGCTGCGCAAACTCGCGCTCCGCTACGGCGGCGTGATCGTCTTCTTCGACGAGGCGGACTCGCTCGGCAACCGGGGCGCGCTGGCGCAGGGCGGGCCGGGCTTCCCGCGCGGCGGGTTCAGCCACTCCGGCTGCAACGGGATGTCCTACCTGTCCGAGCAGTCCCGCTGGGAGGCCGCCCGTGAGGCCATGATGTACGGCGGCGGGATGGGCGGCGGCGGTGGCATGGGCACCCTCGAAGCCCTGCTCACCGAGCTGTCCGGGCTGAAGAAGCCGCGCGGGTTCATCAACCGGCACGTGCGCCGGGCGCTGGGCATGCGGCCCAAGCCGCCGCCGAAGTACCGGATCCTGGTGATGATGGCGACGAACCTGCCGGAGGCGCTGGACGAGGCGCTGCTGCGACCGGGCCGGATCGACCGGATCTACAAGGTGGGTTACCCGAGCAAGGCCGGGCGGGTGCGGACGTACCAGGGCTATCTGGAGAAGGTCCGGCACGAGCTGACCGACGAGCAGGTCGACAAGCTGGCGACGATCACGCCGTACGCGACCGGCGCGACCATCAAGGACATGGTGAACGAGGCGCTGATCACCGCGATCCGCGACGGCCGGGACACCATCACCTGGCGCGACATCATCAAGGCGAAGCAGCTCAAGGAGCTCGGCCCGGCGGAGAACGTCGAGTACATCGAGCGGGAGCGGCACGCGGTGGCGGTGCACGAGGCTTGTCACGCGGTGGTGGCGTACCGGACCCGGCACCACATGGAGATCGACATCGCGACGATCGAGAAGGGCAGCGGGTACCTGGGCATGGTGGCCAGCATCCCGCCGGAGGACCAGTTCACCACCTGGCGCAGCCACTACGAGTCGGACATCCTGGTCTCGCTCGCCTCGCTGGCCGGTGAGCGGATGTTCTTCGACGGCGACAGCTCCTCCGGCGTCTCCGGCGACCTGGAGCAGGCGACCGCGGTGGCCACCAACATGGAGGGTGTCTGGGGCATGGGGTCGACGGTGTCGTCCTACGCCGCCTCCAGCCGCCTCGGCGTCGGCACCCCCGGCGCGATGCCCAAGGGCGAGAAGAACGACCTGAGCGCCCGGCGCGCCCTGGCCGACCGGATCGAGGACAGCCTGAGCGAGATGATGAACAGGGCGACCGCCATCCTCACCGAGAACCGGCGGCAGGTCCTGGCCCTGGCACACGCCCTGGAGACGCACAAGACGCTGACCGGCGAGGACGTGGTCGCGGTCCTCGAGGGCCGGCCCGGTCCGCTGGTCGACGGCTCGGTCTACGCCGACGACCAGTTCATCGCCGAGGTGGAGAGTTACCACCGGGCCGCGCTCGTCGCGCACCGCGGGCACGGCCGGCTCGGCGTGGCGCTCCCGGCCCGGCACGTCCCGGAACCGGTCATCCTGGAGGTCGCCGCCGACGTCCCGGCCCCCAACGGCACCGCCGCCGGCCGTGCCGCCCCGACGGGCAACGAGATCTGGCGGCGTCCGGACCCGGTCGACCCGCCCGCCAACGGCAACGGCGTCCCCCAGCAGCGTCACCCCGAGCAGCCCTGA